The following proteins are co-located in the Oncorhynchus gorbuscha isolate QuinsamMale2020 ecotype Even-year linkage group LG22, OgorEven_v1.0, whole genome shotgun sequence genome:
- the LOC124009682 gene encoding protein crumbs homolog 1-like isoform X3, which produces MLRISVCVWILWLCYTGGLCEEDTYACELQPCQNGGVCESQHGGYRCLCSQQSKDGLLYGGENCTVALLGCDGNRCKNGGICSPFFLNYRHTYTCACRAGFTGSKCQTSTIFSFESSGYMYVETQLSDPEVPLNVTLSFKTDRPVGTLLQRRVDDLLLTIELVDSRLRLSMLRTQGTRTPVFLELPPSVADSQWHTVEAWLGCEDEGSSVRLLHSPCAEVDCTREFPATETPLLEQGSSLGEPSSVRHSLSLGGVGLGWGSDGVAGERDAEAADAPDPPGPAAYFLGCFRDVFVESRLVVPAVANSPAQVNVTAGCNDRDKCDDSPCQNRGHCINQGWRSYVCECYRPYEGTTDCAEEYNPARFGNEDAASYAVFSLDDPPASGTITISMFVRTRRSNGLLLVLANSTSQYLHLWLDDGRVKFQVNNLESLSGRVVVSDGHFHLVTVRLEGDFVTLFQSAHSQGTIPVRPVVAQPGDLVYVGGLADQRVSASFGGYLKGCVQDLRINSKRLQFFPIATPVASYGLVELVNVTQGCTSDNACSKNPCLNSGVCYSMWDDFICNCPPNTGGRCCEEVKWCERSPCPSTAACQSLSQGFECVSNVTLWNDGMLSYRGNEKISRHLSSIHLSVRTRQTDTTLLHAEKGSEFLTVSLQDSRLVLELQSGSGEASPKLTVQSQGLLSNGQWHTVEISMEAPDLQTSRWIMILDGGREGGEKEVSEAASGSLDFLREGVDILLGGLGPEAGGNLAGCLGPVQIGGLPLPYYGDTDLNLPRPQEEQFVRTPSVATPQYGCWGASVCSPNPCLNQGVCEDLFDLSLCRCPSEWIGPQCQNDANTCAVKPCVHGKCTVLGEGYVCACEPGYGGARCDKDVDTCENNKCGPGATCLRGLQNNTCLCPRNMTGPLCNEKVPEVPWYIEKIPYPNLPVSMCPGHRWNYSCFNGGNCSKLDNTCDCLPGFIGQW; this is translated from the exons ATGTTGAGAATCAGCGTGTGTGTTTGGATTTTGTGGTTGTGCTACACAG GTGGTCTCTGTGAGGAGGACACTTATGCATGTGAACTGCAACCGTGTCAGAATGGTGGCGTCTGCGAAAGCCAACATGGCGGCTACAGGTGCCTCTGCTCTCAACAGAGCAAAGATGGCTTACTGTACGGAGGCGAGAATTGCACAGTCGCCCTCCTGGGCTGTGACGGCAACCGCTGCAAGAATGGTGGCATCTGCTCTCCCTTCTTCCTGAACTACCGCCACACCTACACCTGCGCCTGCCGCGCAGGATTTACCGGCTCCAAGTGTCAGACGTCAACCATCTTCTCCTTCGAGTCCAGTGGCTACATGTATGTGGAGACCCAGCTATCGGACCCTGAAGTCCCTCTCAACGTCACCCTTAGCTTCAAGACGGACCGGCCTGTCGGCACCCTCCTCCAGCGCCGGGTCGATGACCTGCTGCTCACCATCGAGCTGGTAGACAGCCGCTTACGCCTCAGCATGCTAAGAACTCAAGGGACAAGAACCCCAGTATTTCTGGAGCTACCGCCGAGTGTGGCGGACAGTCAGTGGCACACGGTGGAGGCCTGGCTGGGCTGTGAGGATGAGGGGAGCAGTGTGAGGCTGCTTCACTCCCCCTGCGCTGAGGTGGACTGCACCAGGGAGTTCCCCGCCACCGAGACACCCCTGCTGGAGCAAGGCTCCAGCCTAGGAGAGCCCAGCTCTGTTCGCCACAGCCTCTCTCTAGGAGGGGTGGGACTGGGCTGGGGCTCCGATGGGGTGGCAGGGGAAAGGGATGCTGAGGCTGCAGACGCGCCTGATCCACCTGGTCCAGCTGCTTACTTCCTGGGCTGTTTCCGGGACGTGTTTGTGGAGTCACGGCTGGTAGTGCCCGCTGTCGCCAACTCACCGGCTCAGGTCAACGTCACAGCCGGGTGCAACGACAGGGACAAGTGTGACGACAGCCCGTGTCAGAACCGGGGGCATTGCATAAACCAGGGATGGAGGAGCTATGTGTGCGAGTGCTACAGACCGTACGAGGGGACAACGGACTGCGCTGAGG AGTACAATCCGGCCAGGTTCGGCAACGAGGACGCGGCGAGCTATGCCGTCTTCTCCTTGGATGACCCCCCGGCTTCAGGCACCATCACCATATCCATGTTTGTGCGCACACGGCGCTCGAACGGCCTCCTCCTGGTCCTGGCCAACAGCACCAGCCAGTACCTCCACCTGTGGCTGGACGATGGCCGGGTAAAATTTCAGGTGAACAACTTAGAGAGCCTGTCGGGTCGAGTCGTGGTCAGCGATGGCCACTTTCACTTGGTGACGGTGCGGCTGGAGGGCGACTTTGTGACCCTGTTCCAGTCGGCCCATAGCCAGGGAACCATCCCCGTCCGGCCCGTGGTGGCTCAGCCAGGGGACCTGGTCTACGTCGGGGGCCTGGCCGACCAAAGAGTCTCGGCCTCCTTTGGGGGTTACCTGAAAGGCTGTGTCCAGGACTTGAGGATTAACAGTAAACGGTTGCAGTTCTTCCCCATAGCAACCCCAGTGGCCTCGTACGGCCTGGTGGAGCTGGTCAATGTCACACAGGGATGTACCAGTGACAACGCCTGTAGC AAAAACCCGTGTCTGAACAGCGGAGTGTGCTACTCCATGTGGGACGACTTCATCTGCAATTGTCCTCCCAACACTGGAGGGCGTTGCTGTGAGGAGGTCAAGTGGTGTGAGCGGTCTCCATGCCCCTCGACTGCAGCCTGCCAGTCCCTCTCCCAGGGCTTTGAGT GTGTGTCCAACGTGACCCTCTGGAATGACGGCATGCTGTCCTACAGAGGCAATGAGAAGATCAGCCGCCACCTCAGCAGCATCCACCTCAGTGTGCGAACCAGGCAAACGGACACCACGCTACTACATGCCGAGAAAGGCTCTGAGTTCCTCACAGTCTCCCTCCAAGACTCTCGCCTGGTGCTGGAGCTACAGTCCGGCAGTGGCGAGGCCTCCCCCAAGCTGACTGTCCAGAGCCAAGGCCTTCTCAGCAACGGCCAGTGGCACACAGTGGAGATCTCCATGGAAGCTCCGGATCTACAGACCTCCAGGTGGATCATGATCCTggatgggggaagagagggaggagagaaggaggtgtcTGAAGCCGCCTCTGGGAGCCTGGACTTCCTCAGGGAGGGAGTGGACATCCTCTTGGGGGGTTTGGGGCCTGAGGCTGGGGGGAACCTGGCTGGATGTTTGGGCCCCGTCCAGATCGGTGGGCTCCCGCTGCCCTACTATGGTGACACCGACCTGAACCTTCCCAGGCCCCAAGAGGAGCAGTTTGTGAGGACCCCCAGTGTCGCCACCCCACAATATGGCTGCTGGGGAGCCAGTGTGTGCTCGCCCAACCCCTGTCTGAACCAGGGGGTATGTGAGGACCTCTTTGACCTCTCCCTCTGCAGGTGCCCGTCTGAGTGGATTGGGCCACAATGCCAGAATGATGCGAACACCTGCGCTGTCAAGCCCTGCGTCCATGGAAAATGCACTGTCCTAGGGGAGGGTTACGTATGTGCATGTGAGCCAGGGTACGGGGGGGCCAGGTGTGATAAAGATGTGGATACGTGTGAGAACAACAAGTGCGGCCCAGGGGCCACCTGTCTCAGGGGCCTCCAgaacaacacctgcctctgccCTAGGAACATGACCGGGCCCCTCTGCAA TGAGAAGGTTCCAGAAGTCCCGTGGTACATTGAAAAGATACC ATACCCCAACCTGCCCGTTTCCATGTGTCCTGGCCACAGATGGAACTACAGCTGCTTCAACGGGGGGAACTGCTCTAAGCTGGACAACACCTGTGATTGTCTGCCAGGTTTTATAGGGCAATG GTGA